The following coding sequences are from one Salmo trutta chromosome 36, fSalTru1.1, whole genome shotgun sequence window:
- the LOC115175526 gene encoding BET1 homolog, translating into MRRAGLGEGGPGNYVASGYSAYEEENEHLQEGLRAKVSALKHLSIDIGTEVKYQNKMLDDMDSDFDSTGGLLGATIGRVKQLSRGSQTKLLCYMLLFCLFVFTLLYWFIKLR; encoded by the exons ATGAGACGCGCAGGTTTGG GCGAAGGAGGACCAGGAAATTATGTGGCCAGCGGGTACAGCGCGTATGAAGAGGAAAATGAACACTTACAAGAGGGTCTGAGAGCCAAAGTCAGCGCCTTGAAACAT CTGTCAATAGATATTGGAACCGAAGTGAAGTACCAGAACAAAATGTTGGATGATATG GACTCAGACTTTGACTCAACAGGTGGTTTGCTGGGGGCCACCATAGGGAGAGTGAAGCAGCTTTCCAGGGGAAGCCAGACCAAGCTCCTGTGCTACATGCTGCTCTTCTGCCTCTTCGTCTTTACCCTCCTCTACTGGTTTATCAAACTGAGGTGA